A window of the Saccharomyces eubayanus strain FM1318 chromosome II, whole genome shotgun sequence genome harbors these coding sequences:
- the IPP1 gene encoding inorganic diphosphatase IPP1 yields MTYTTRQIGAKNTLEYKVYIEKDGKPVSAFHDIPLYADKENNIFNMVVEIPRWTNAKLEITKEETLNPIIQDTKKGKLRFVRNCFPHHGYIHNYGALPQTWEDPNESHPETKAVGDNDPIDVLEIGETIAYTGQVKQVKALGVMALLDEGETDWKVIAIDINDPLAPKLNDIEDVEKYFPGLLRATNEWFRIYKIPDGKPENQFAFSGEAKNRKYALDIIKETHESWKQLIAGKSSDNKGIDLTNVTLADTPTYSASASSAIPPAAPKEDAPIDKSVDKWFFISGSV; encoded by the coding sequence ATGACTTACACTACTAGACAAATTGGTGCCAAGAACACTCTGGAATACAAAGTTTATATCGAAAAGGATGGTAAACCAGTCTCTGCCTTCCACGATATTCCTTTGTACGCCGACAAGGAGAACAACATTTTCAACATGGTTGTTGAAATTCCACGTTGGACCAACGCAAAGTTGGAAATCACCAAGGAAGAAACCTTGAACCCAATCATTCAAGACACCAAGAAGGGTAAGTTAAGATTTGTTAGAAATTGTTTCCCTCACCATGGTTACATTCACAACTACGGTGCTTTACCACAAACCTGGGAAGATCCAAATGAAAGCCACCCAGAAACCAAAGCCGTCGGTGACAACGATCCAATTGATGTTTTGGAAATCGGTGAAACCATTGCTTACACCGGTCAAGTCAAGCAAGTTAAAGCTTTAGGTGTCATGGCTTTGTTAGATGAAGGTGAAACCGACTGGAAAGTCATTGCCATTGATATCAACGATCCATTAGCTCCAAAGTTGAACGACATTGaggatgttgaaaaatacttCCCAGGTCTATTGAGAGCTACCAACGAATGGTTCAGAATTTACAAAATTCCAGACGGTAAGCCAGAAAACCAATTTGCCTTCTCTGGTGAAGCCAAGAACAGAAAGTACGCTTTGGACATCATCAAGGAAACTCACGAATCTTGGAAGCAATTAATTGCCGGCAAGTCTTCTGACAACAAGGGTATTGACTTAACCAATGTTACTTTGGCTGACACCCCAACCTACTCTGCCAGTGCCTCTTCTGCTATTCCACCAGCTGCTCCAAAGGAAGATGCTCCAATTGACAAATCTGTCGACAAGTGGTTCTTTATCTCTGGCTCTGTCTAA
- the GPI18 gene encoding GPI-anchor transamidase GPI18, with protein sequence MLVGLTLYFVLFRSLQYLLVFLTPVRQFDTSTSLLLNELCTSPNEINSYWNKFFWNKLLSWDAVFFIKNMTSKDEKPQFEHEYAFSQLWASLIRLIVKNNDKNIYHVLKVAVVMENVLFYSSAIVLYFLTKRTFSQNKKHSRFAKSIAKKTSLLFSLTSAAGFLTSIYSEPLSFFLAFVGIWCRECTISIPVSGQFDCPWRNWFSYSIISMSCFTLASLNRSNCILLGIYFVFDLIELTKNRKFVKAICFPLLSGLLMFSALIYQQYYLPYNTFCPQRGEWCTSQLLPRLFVTKTSLYSYIQGHYWGVGFLKYWTPNNIPNFLLAIPNIIILTYSSIYFSKIYPSYNLKPLVWITRSLVIMVCLFAHVQILNRIASFIPLHLWYLADRLVKTSGPEQMDNPKGDDKIVKFYIYWLAFWIPLQTVLFAAFLPPA encoded by the coding sequence ATGCTAGTAGGCTTAACTCTATATTTTGTACTATTTCGCTCACTGCAGTACCTGTTAGTATTCCTTACTCCAGTAAGGCAGTTCGATACGTCTACATCACTTTTATTAAATGAGCTATGCACTTCTCCTAATGAGATCAACAGTTATTggaacaaatttttttggaataaGCTGTTATCCTGGGATGccgttttctttatcaagaaTATGACTTCTAAAGACGAAAAGCCTCAATTTGAGCACGAATACGCATTTTCTCAGCTTTGGGCTTCCCTAATAAGATTGATCgtcaaaaataatgataaaaatatttatcaTGTTTTAAAAGTTGCGGTCGTAATGGAAAATGTCTTGTTTTACTCATCTGCAATTGTTCTATATTTCTTAACGAAAAGAACTTTTagccaaaataaaaagcatTCACGGTTTGCCAAAAGTATCGCTAAAAAGacatctttattattttctctaACTAGTGCCGCTGGATTTTTAACTAGTATATATTCTGAACCgttatcatttttcttaGCATTTGTCGGTATCTGGTGTCGTGAGTGCACCATCTCCATACCTGTCTCCGGTCAATTTGATTGTCCATGGAGGAACTGGTTTTCCTATTCCATTATCAGCATGTCCTGTTTCACCTTAGCATCACTGAATCGCTCAAACTGTATTTTGCTCGGGATATATTTCGTTTTTGACCTAATTGAGCTCACAAAGAATAGGAAATTTGTAAAAGCAATTTGCTTTCCATTGTTGTCAGGATTACTAATGTTTTCCGCCTTAATATATCAACAATATTACCTACCGTACAATACCTTCTGCCCCCAAAGAGGTGAATGGTGTACATCTCAATTATTACCAAGATTATTCGTTACAAAGACTTCTCTGTATTCCTATATCCAGGGCCATTATTGGGGAGTCggatttttgaaatattggACCCCAAATAAcattccaaattttttgttggCTATACcgaatattattattttgacATATTCCTCCATATATTTTAGCAAAATCTACCCATCCTACAATTTGAAGCCCCTAGTATGGATTACCAGATCCTTGGTTATCATGGTATGTCTTTTTGCTCACGTCCAGATTTTAAACCGTATAGCCTCTTTTATACCATTACACCTTTGGTACTTGGCCGATAGATTGGTTAAGACCTCAGGACCAGAACAAATGGACAATCCAAAGGGTGACGATAAAATAGTTAAGTTTTACATATATTGGCTTGCGTTTTGGATACCCTTACAAACAGTCTTGTTCGCTGCATTCTTACCGCCTGCCTAA
- the DSF2 gene encoding Dsf2p: protein MNQNIKNTSRADRISSKDQQKKTSFEEVSQSPPRNNSFESSMDTRFSYANSNKSSISFESTQTTERLLDKLDLSLEDERLLQEALLEEENASRSSQLSQTTAGPTLCMPASEFPSLRYRSSPSPTYVQARDRSLIINSLKEKDSTLRGKYSSCKVERHLPAKSRYSYIVEEDHDSETSNGMNPSMDRNNNHYKYPNPDKNDTATNTPNALNFEKYRIENTKLQHLYPMLISDNNNKPKNKDWTTEKESSPNEYTSMQRNNHLYRNGSSTSTDTSFSEVGQLSKPKTQSSFESESSSFSKLRITTNDTTPVKTSPRRSGSSTSTITKPSTLTDDVSVPPTPPYKTHKKKSSLSSLKKLFKSPRARTKNKKDFDSEGSSPSHSTTNLLDFSGENIHLPQTSASTNSSNPHLAKYIFPPNPVFHFKTSSSAQQIADNKINDKLRPNRTHLRTFSDFQRMEKNSKTTDLNAPTSQSSKLNCSRVRRRTLSLDGMVPNNPTQYADILNHKKQESNTTDTREKLKFHQEPFNSDESSHIGLAITMRHQGKLEESAQRLKKACMCGNKTAFLLYGLALRHGCGVDKNLKLSLGYLMAATDIKSFTTEVLNLDINPLNITSINDIPDIAPEPTAPALYECGMAYLKGLGVDYPDEIKGLKFLEKAAILGHVDSMCLSGTIWSKTSNIKKKNLMRAAAWFRIADKKGANLLGSDWIYKEKYMKRCPE, encoded by the coding sequence atgaatcaaaatataaaaaacacTTCTCGGGCAGATCGAATAAGTAGCAAGgatcaacaaaagaaaactagCTTCGAGGAAGTTTCACAAAGCCCCCCACGTAATAATAGCTTTGAATCATCAATGGATACACGGTTTAGCTatgcaaattcaaataaaagCAGCATTTCCTTTGAATCTACTCAGACCACAGAGAGGCTTCTCGATAAGCTGGACCTTAGTTTAGAAGACGAACGCCTACTCCAAGAAGCTTTGTtagaagaggaaaatgcCTCTAGAAGCTCTCAATTGTCACAAACAACAGCCGGTCCCACATTATGTATGCCTGCGTCGGAGTTTCCGTCATTGAGGTATAGAAGCAGTCCTTCCCCAACATATGTGCAAGCTAGGGATCGCTCTCTTATAATCAACAGTCTAAAGGAGAAGGATTCTACATTGAGAGGcaaatattcttcttgCAAAGTGGAAAGGCATTTGCCAGCGAAATCAAGATACTCTTATATCGTCGAAGAAGATCATGACTCCGAAACTTCAAACGGAATGAACCCTTCAATGGACAGAAATAACAATCACTACAAATATCCGAATCCTGATAAAAATGATACCGCTACAAATACCCCGAATGCTTtaaactttgaaaagtaTAGAATTGAGAACACGAAACTGCAGCATTTATACCCGATGTTAATATCtgataacaataacaaaccCAAGAATAAAGACTGGACAACTGAAAAGGAGAGCTCCCCTAATGAATACACGTCTATGCAAAGAAACAACCACCTTTATCGAAATGGAAGTTCGACAAGCACCGATACTTCGTTTTCCGAAGTTGGGCAATTATCCAAACCGAAAACTCAATCCTCTTTTGAAAGTGagtcttcatcattttctaaACTCAGAATAACGACAAACGATACTACTCCTGTTAAAACCTCTCCGAGACGATCTGGTTCTTCTACTTCCACAATAACAAAACCCAGTACGCTGACAGACGATGTTTCAGTACCTCCAACACCACCGTATAAAACtcataagaaaaaatccTCATTGAGCTCCCTAAAAAAACTGTTCAAATCTCCCAGAGCAAGgacaaagaacaaaaaagacTTTGATTCCGAAGGCTCGAGCCCAAGTCACTCTACAACAAATTTGTTAGACTTTTCCGGTGAAAATATCCATTTGCCTCAGACCTCCGCTAGTACTAATAGTTCTAACCCTCATTTGGCTAAATACATCTTCCCCCCAAACCCTGTCTtccatttcaaaacatcatcatcagcTCAACAAATTGCTGATAACAAAATAAACGATAAACTACGGCCAAATAGGACTCATCTGAGAACTTTTTCAGACTTTCAAagaatggaaaagaattcaaaaacaactgATCTAAATGCTCCGACATCACAATCAAGTAAACTTAATTGTTCTAGAgtcagaagaagaacactTTCCCTAGACGGCATGGTACCAAATAATCCAACTCAATACGCCGACATTCTTAATcacaagaaacaagaatcAAACACAACAGACACTCGCGAAAAACTTaaatttcatcaagaacCTTTTAATAGTGATGAGTCTTCACATATCGGGTTGGCAATTACCATGCGTCATCAAGGCAAACTAGAAGAATCCGCCCAACGCCTGAAAAAAGCCTGCATGTGTGGTAACAAGACAGCATTCTTGCTTTATGGGCTAGCTCTACGACACGGTTGCGGGGTGGATAAGAACTTAAAGCTATCATTAGGCTATTTGATGGCTGCCACTGATATAAAATCCTTTACCACTGAAGTTCTTAATTTAGATATAAATCCGTTAAACATAACTTCGATAAATGACATTCCTGATATAGCGCCTGAACCAACAGCCCCCGCCTTGTATGAATGCGGTATGGCGTATTTAAAAGGTCTTGGAGTAGACTACCCAGATGAAATAAAAGgtttaaaatttttagaGAAAGCTGCCATATTGGGCCATGTAGATTCTATGTGTTTAAGTGGAACAATTTGGTCCAAGACTtcaaatataaaaaaaaaaaatctcatGAGAGCAGCTGCATGGTTTAGAATAGCTGATAAAAAGGGTGCGAACTTGTTAGGTTCAGATTGGatttataaagaaaagtataTGAAACGATGTCCAGAATAA
- the RCR1 gene encoding Rcr1p has protein sequence MGLILYEYKVVELTRRADANDTSKYVDSGGYYGYSFGSSSWQWGRWILFVLFIAAILIIIMYTALLNKRRRRIGRAPIRGTAWLTPPSYRQSQQQQTGTRQQPADDYVPEYTETANEHDLGYYDERGEFHPNDKVAPAPPVQELSSESVNSLERPPAAVVHQTNSSDMEDDLTRPNNRQVPVASDMGGQTQESLGVSGTQEITPPGRAKLNANX, from the coding sequence ATGGGACTAATTCTATATGAATATAAAGTAGTAGAACTGACGAGAAGGGCCGATGCCAATGACACCAGTAAATACGTGGATAGCGGGGGCTACTATGGCTATTCCTTTGGATCTTCATCATGGCAGTGGGGACGGTGgattttgtttgttttattcATTGCTGCTATACTGATAATCATAATGTATACGGCTTTGCTTAATAAGAGAAGACGGAGGATAGGGCGTGCTCCTATAAGGGGTACTGCGTGGCTAACGCCTCCTTCATACAGGCAGTCTCAGCAGCAACAAACCGGGACTAGGCAGCAACCCGCTGATGATTATGTTCCTGAATATACAGAGACTGCCAATGAACATGACCTTGGGTACTACGACGAGCGAGGCGAGTTTCACCCTAATGACAAGGTTGCACCCGCGCCTCCTGTGCAAGAGCTTTCGTCAGAGTCTGTTAACTCTTTGGAACGGCCTCCCGCTGCTGTGGTCCATCAAACTAACTCTTCAGACATGGAAGACGATTTAACAAGACCGAATAATAGGCAAGTTCCGGTTGCAAGTGACATGGGAGGTCAAACTCAGGAATCTTTAGGGGTAAGCGGAACTCAGGAGATCACACCGCCCGGGAGGGCAAAGCTGAACGCAAATYAGTAA
- the HHF1 gene encoding histone H4, with the protein MSGRGKGGKGLGKGGAKRHRKILRDNIQGITKPAIRRLARRGGVKRISGLIYEEVRAVLKSFLESVIRDSVTYTEHAKRKTVTSLDVVYALKRQGRTLYGFGG; encoded by the coding sequence ATGTCCGGTAGAGGTAAAGGTGGTAAAGGTCTAGGTAAAGGTGGTGCTAAGCGTCACAGAAAGATTCTAAGAGATAACATTCAAGGTATCACTAAGCCAGCTATCAGAAGATTGGCTAGAAGAGGTGGTGTCAAGCGTATCTCCGGTTTAATCTACGAAGAAGTCAGAGCTGTCTTGAAGTCCTTCTTGGAATCCGTCATCAGAGACTCTGTTACTTACACTGAACACGCCAAGAGAAAGACTGTTACTTCTCTAGATGTTGTTTATGCTTTGAAGAGACAAGGTAGAACCTTGTATGGTTTCGGTGGTTAA
- the GRX7 gene encoding glutathione-disulfide reductase GRX7: MAIVINKRNVRVLVITNLLLVLVFLVVRNSNASTGESGVKYHPGSLVTFNESGNAPGTPESVHNSVASKQDKEVDEANEKSKEEEFDAAAEYDTILKKSHMVVFSKSYCPFSKKLKALLAESYNFSPTYYVVELDQHEHTDELQDHIEKVTGRRTVPNVIINGISKGGCDDMVALHKDDKLLESFKEWSDGAFTVEAVPPSESI; the protein is encoded by the coding sequence ATGGCTATTGttataaataaaagaaacgtGAGAGTCCTGGTGATAACTAATCTATTATTGGTTCTAGTGTTTTTGGTCGtaagaaattcaaatgcTAGCACTGGTGAAAGTGGTGTAAAGTACCATCCTGGTTCACTGGTAACATTTAACGAGTCGGGGAATGCTCCAGGTACTCCCGAATCTGTCCATAATTCAGTAGCAAGTAAACAAGACAAGGAAGTTGATGAAGCGAATGAAAAGAGTAAGGAAGAAGAGTTTGATGCCGCTGCAGAATATGACACCatactaaaaaaatcacaCATGGTCGTTTTCAGTAAAAGTTACTGTCCCTTTagtaaaaaattgaaagcTTTACTAGCTGAATCATACAACTTTTCTCCAACTTATTACGTCGTGGAGTTAGATCAGCATGAACACACAGATGAACTGCAAGACCATATTGAGAAGGTCACTGGTAGGAGAACAGTTCCAAACGTTATCATCAATGGTATCTCTAAAGGTGGTTGTGACGATATGGTCGCATTACATAAAGACGATAAGCTGTTAGAATCTTTTAAAGAGTGGAGTGATGGCGCCTTTACCGTAGAAGCTGTTCCACCATCTGAGAGTATTTAG
- the HHT1 gene encoding histone H3 translates to MARTKQTARKSTGGKAPRKQLASKAARKSAPSTGGVKKPHRYKPGTVALREIRRFQKSTELLIRKLPFQRLVREIAQDFKTDLRFQSSAIGALQESVEAYLVSLFEDTNLAAIHAKRVTIQKKDIKLARRLRGERS, encoded by the coding sequence ATGGCTAGAACCAAGCAAACAGCAAGAAAGTCTACTGGTGGTAAGGCCCCAAGAAAGCAATTAGCTTCTAAGGCTGCCAGAAAATCCGCCCCATCTACCGGTGGTGTTAAGAAGCCTCACAGATATAAGCCAGGTACCGTCGCCTTGAGAGAAATcagaagatttcaaaaatctacTGAATTATTGATCAGAAAGTTGCCTTTCCAAAGATTGGTCAGAGAAATCGCTCAAGATTTCAAGACTGATTTGAGATTCCAATCTTCTGCTATCGGTGCATTGCAAGAATCCGTTGAAGCCTACTTGGTCTCTTTGTTTGAAGACACTAACTTGGCTGCCATCCACGCCAAGCGTGTTACTATCCAAAAGAAGGATATCAAGTTGGCCAGAAGATTGAGAGGTGAAAGATCATAG
- the UGA2 gene encoding succinate-semialdehyde dehydrogenase (NAD(P)(+)): MSLSKYSKPTLNDPNLFRESAYVNGEWIKGTDEFFEVVDPASGEIIARVPEQPVSVVEKAIDVAYSAFKTYKNTSPRERSKWLRKLYNLMLDNLDDLATIITLENGKALEEAKGEVKYAASYFEWYAEEAPRLYGTTIQPLNPNNRVFTIRQPVGVCGIICPWNFPSAMITRKAAAALAVGCTVVIKPDSQTPLSALAMAYLAEKAGFPKGSFNVILSHANTPKLGMTLCESPKVKKVTFTGSTNVGKILMKQSSSTLKKLSFELGGNAPFIVFKDADLDRAVEQAIVCKFRGLGQTCVCANRLYVHSSIIDRFAKSLADGVKKFVLGHGLDPKTTHGCVINSDAIEKVERHKQDAISKGAKVVLEGGRLPDLGPNFYAPVILSHVPPTAIVAKEETFGPLCPIFSFDTMKEVVGYANDTEFGLAAYVFSKNVDTLYTVSEALETGMVSCNTGVFXDCSLPFGGIKESGFGREGSLHGVDDYTVLKTVTIGKLPDSI, from the coding sequence ATGAGCTTGAGCAAGTATTCCAAACCAACTTTAAACGATCCTAATTTATTTAGAGAATCTGCATATGTCAACGGTGAATGGATCAAAGGTACGGACGAGTTTTTTGAGGTGGTAGACCCTGCATCTGGTGAAATCATAGCAAGGGTTCCCGAACAGCCAGTCTCTGTGGTTGAAAAAGCGATTGATGTGGCTTATTCTGCCTTCAAAACCTACAAAAATACGTCACCAAGAGAGAGATCCAAGTGGCTCAGAAAATTGTACAATCTAATGCTTGATAATTTGGATGATCTAGCCACAATCATTACTTTAGAAAATGGTAAGGCCCTAGAAGAAGCTAAGGGAGAAGTCAAATACGCAGCTTCGTATTTTGAATGGTATGCCGAGGAAGCACCTCGTTTATATGGTACTACCATTCAACCCTTGAACCCCAACAATAGAGTTTTTACTATTAGGCAACCTGTTGGTGTATGCGGTATAATTTGTCCTTGGAATTTCCCAAGCGCTATGATTACAAGAAaggctgctgctgcctTAGCTGTTGGTTGCACAGTGGTCATCAAGCCAGATTCCCAAACACCGCTGTCCGCTTTAGCAATGGCATACTTGGCTGAAAAAGCTGGCTTTCCTAAGGGTTCATTTAACGTTATTCTTTCTCATGCTAACACGCCGAAGCTTGGTATGACATTATGCGAATCACCAAAAGTGAAGAAAGTTACCTTCACTGGTTCGACGAATGTTGGaaaaatattgatgaaaCAGTCATCTTctactttgaagaaactgtCTTTTGAATTGGGTGGGAATGCTCCATTTATCGTCTTTAAGGATGCTGATCTGGACCGAGCTGTGGAACAAGCCATAGTCTGTAAGTTTAGAGGACTGGGTCAAACTTGTGTATGCGCAAATAGGCTATACGTTCACTCTTCCATAATTGATAGATTTGCCAAATCATTAGCAGATGgagttaaaaaatttgtacTTGGTCATGGGTTGGACCCAAAAACCACACATGGTTGTGTCATCAATTCTGATGCCATTGAGAAAGTTGAACGTCATAAGCAAGACGCCATTTCCAAAGGAGCGAAAGTTGTTCTTGAGGGTGGCCGCCTTCCTGATTTAGGACCTAACTTTTATGCTCCAGTTATATTGTCACATGTGCCACCAACGGCCATTGttgccaaagaagaaaccttCGGTCCTTTATgtccaattttttcatttgacACTATGAAGGAAGTTGTTGGGTATGCAAATGACACCGAGTTTGGTTTGGCAGCTTAcgttttttccaaaaatgtCGACACTCTATATACTGTGTCTGAAGCGTTAGAAACTGGTATGGTTTCATGTAATACAGGTGTCTTCTYGGACTGTTCTCTACCATTCGGTGGTATCAAAGAATCAGGGTTTGGAAGAGAAGGCTCGCTACATGGTGTTGATGACTATACCGTCTTGAAGACTGTCACAATCGGTAAATTGCCAGATAGTATTTAG
- the COQ1 gene encoding trans-hexaprenyltranstransferase has product MFQRSGAARHSKLLLPRKCRFKSSFAVALNAASRLVTPKILWNNPISLVSKEMNTLAKNIVALIGSGHPLLNKVTSYYFETEGKKVRPLLVLLLSRALSEIPLTERNHLKIDRADVPEDPIYSKPGQNQLFQRPVSSISPLHILHGIKPLNPLTKGPEPLLEKAFDKERGILPKQRRLAEIVEMIHTASLLHDDVIDYSDTRRGRPTGNAAFTNKMAVLAGDFLLGRATVSISRLHNPEVVELMSNSIANLVEGEFMQLKNTSIDPDTDTIENGHKLLPVPSKKLEVKEHEFRVPSRQQGLQLSHDQLIETAFEYYIHKTYLKTAALISKSCRCAAILSGSTPAVVDECYDFGRNLGICFQLVDDMLDFTVSGKDLGKPSGADLKLGIATAPVLFAWKEDPSLGPLISRNFSERGDVEKTVASVRHHDGVAKTKALAEEYRDKALQNLRDSLPDSDARSALEFLTNSILTRRR; this is encoded by the coding sequence ATGTTTCAAAGATCCGGGGCTGCCCGTCACAGCAAGTTACTTTTGCCTCGAAAGTGCCGTTTTAAATCCTCATTTGCAGTCGCTCTCAATGCAGCCAGTAGATTGGTAACTCCCAAGATTCTTTGGAATAACCCTATTTCCCTAGTCTCGAAGGAAATGAACACTTTGGCGAAAAACATAGTCGCTCTGATTGGATCTGGCCATCCGCTGCTTAACAAAGTTACTAGTTATTACTTTGAAACAGAGGGGAAAAAAGTACGTCCTCTATTAGTCTTGCTACTATCGAGAGCGCTTTCGGAAATCCCCTTAACAGAAAGAAAccatttgaagattgaCCGTGCAGATGTTCCTGAGGACCCAATTTACTCCAAGCCGGGCCAAAATCAACTCTTTCAGCGTCCCGTAAGTAGTATTTCGCCACTTCATATACTTCACGGTATTAAACCACTAAATCCCCTGACGAAAGGTCCGGAACCTTTGCTAGAAAAAGCCTTCGATAAAGAAAGAGGCATCTTACCCAAGCAAAGAAGATTGGCAGAGATTGTAGAGATGATTCATACTGCATCCTTGCTTCACGATGACGTTATCGACTATTCCGATacaagaagaggaaggcCAACCGGCAACGCTGCTTTCACTAACAAGATGGCTGTATTGGCTGGTGATTTTCTCTTAGGAAGGGCGACAGTATCAATTTCGAGATTGCATAACCCTGAAGTTGTGGAGCTGATGTCTAATAGTATTGCAAACCTTGTCGAAGGCGAATTCATGCAATTAAAGAATACATCCATCGATCCAGACACAGatactattgaaaatggcCATAAACTGCTTCCGGTTCCCTCTAAGAAACTTGAAGTTAAAGAGCACGAATTTCGTGTTCCAAGTCGTCAACAGGGACTACAATTATCTCATGACCAGCTAATAGAAACTGCGTTTGAGTATTACATACACAAGACATATCTGAAGACAGCTGCTTTAATTTCCAAATCGTGTAGATGTGCCGCTATATTATCTGGTTCAACACCAGCCGTCGTTGACGAATGCTATGATTTTGGTAGAAATCTTGGTATATGTTTTCAACTTGTAGATGATATGCTTGATTTTACAGTCTCTGGAAAGGACTTAGGCAAACCATCAGGTGCAGATTTGAAACTAGGTATTGCTACAGCTCCAGTTTTATTTGCATGGAAAGAAGATCCGTCTCTTGGTCCACTTATTTCACGTAATTTTTCCGAAAGAGgtgatgttgaaaaaaccGTTGCTTCTGTCAGACACCACGATGGTGTAGCCAAAACGAAAGCACTAGCAGAGGAATATAGAGACAAAGCATTACAGAATCTGCGGGATTCTCTTCCTGATTCAGACGCTCGTTCAGCCTTAGAGTTTTTAACTAATAGTATATTAACAAGGAGAAGGTAG